One Glycine soja cultivar W05 chromosome 2, ASM419377v2, whole genome shotgun sequence genomic region harbors:
- the LOC114373403 gene encoding uncharacterized protein LOC114373403: TGLIHLLPKFHGLAGEDPHKHLKEFHIVCSTMKPPDVQEDHIFLKAFPHSLEGVAKDWLYYIAPRSITSWDDLKRVFLEKFFPASRTTAIRKDISGIRQLSGESLYEYWERFKKLCASCPHHQISEQLLLQYFYEGLSNMERSMIDAASGGALGDMTPAEARNLIEKMASNSQQFSARNDAIVIRGVHEVATNPSASSETKKLEGKLDALVNLVTQLALNQKFVPVARVCGLCSSADHHTDLCPSMQQPGAIEQPEAYAANIYNRPPQPQQQNQPQQSNYDLSSNRYNPGWRNHPNLQSLTNQMGQLATQLNQQQSQNSDKLPSQAVQNPKNVSAISLRSGKQCQGPQPVAPSSFANEPAKLHSIPEKGDDKNLPNNFCAGESSSTGNSDLQKQHIPPLPFPPRAVSNKKMEEAEKEILETFRKVEVNIPLLDAIKQIPRYAKFLKELCTNKRKLKGSERISMGRNVSALIGKSVPQIPEKCKDPGTFSIPCIIGNSKFDNAMLDLGASVSVMPLSIFNSLSLGPLQSTDVVIHLANRSVAYPVGFIEDVLVRVGELIFPVDFYILNMEDGFSQGSVPIILGRPFMKTARTKIDVYAGTLSMEFGDITVHFNILDAMKYPSEDLSVFRAEIIDHVV; this comes from the exons actggactgattcatttgcttccaaagtttcatggccttgcaggtgaagacccgcacaaacatttgaaagaatttcacattgtctgctccaccatgaaacccccagatgtccaagaggatcacatatttctgaaggcttttcctcactcattagagggagtggcaaaggactggctgtattacattgctccaaggtccatcacgagctgggatgaccttaagagagtattcttagaaaaatttttccctgcttccaggaccacagccatcaggaaggatatctcaggtattagacaacttagtggagagagcctgtatgagtactgggagagatttaagaaactatgtgccagttgcccccaccatcagatttcagaacagcttcttctccaatacttttatgaaggactcagtaatatggagagaagtatgatagatgctgccagtggtggagcccttggagacatgactcctgctgaagccagaaatttaattgagaagatggcctccaactcccagcagtttagtgccagaaatgatgccatagtcattagaggagtgcatgaggtagctacaaacccatctgcatcatctgaaactaagaagcttgaaggcaaactggatgcattggtcaacttggtaacccagctggccttgaatcagaaatttgtacctgtcgcaagggtttgtggtttgtgctcctctgctgaccaccatacagacctttgcccttccatgcagcaacctggagcaattgagcagcctgaagcttatgcagcaaatatatacaatagacctcctcaacctcagcagcaaaatcaaccacagcagagcaattatgacctttccagcaacagatacaaccctggatggaggaatcaccctaacctc cagagcttaaccaatcagatgggacaattggctacccaattgaatcaacaacagtcccagaattctgacaagctgccttctcaagctgtccaaaatcccaaaaatgtcagtgccatttcattgaggtcgggaaagcaatgtcaaggacctcaacccgtagcaccgtCCTCATTTGCAAATGagcctgccaaacttcactctattccagaaaaaggtgatgacaaaaatttacctaacaatttctgtgcaggtgaatcttcttccacaggtaattctgatttgcagaagcagcacattccccctcttccattccctccaagggcagtttccaacaaaaaaatggaagaggcagagaaagagatcttggaaacgtttagaaaagtagaggtaaacatacctctgttggatgcaataaagcaaattccaagatatgccaaattcttgaaggagctgtgcactaataagcggaagcttaaaggaagtgaacgaattagcatgggcagaaatgtctccgcattgattggtaaatctgttcctcaaattcctgaaaaatgtaaagatccaggtacattcagcataccttgtatcatagggaatagtaagtttgacaatgccatgctagatttaggagcttctgttagtgttatgcctctgtctatttttaattctctatctctaggccccttgcagtcaactgatgtggtaattcatttagctaatagaagtgttgcctaccctgttggtttcatagaagatgtcttagttagagttggtgaactgattttccctgttgatttttatattttgaatatggaagatggattttctcaaggatcagttcccatcattctaggcagaccctttatgaaaactgctagaactaagatagatgtttatgcaggcacactgtctatggaatttggtgacataactgttcattttaatattctggatgctatgaaatacccatctgaagatctttctgtatttcgtgctgaaataattgaccatgttgtt